In a single window of the Micromonospora inositola genome:
- the gabT gene encoding 4-aminobutyrate--2-oxoglutarate transaminase — MASSEELHKRRGAAVARGVGSVIPSYVDRAGGGTITDVDGREWIDFAAGIAVANVGNSAPRVVEAVRAQVERFTHTCFMVAPYESYVAVCEQLNALTPGSFEKRSALFNSGAEAVENAVKIARHATGRPAVVVFDHAYHGRTNLTMALTAKNMPYKHRFGPFAGEIYRVPMSYPLRDGGLSGVEAAARAIEMVEKQVGAENVAALLIEPIQGEGGFVVPAEGFLPALREWATAAGVVFVADEIQTGFCRTGNWFACENEGVEPDLITLAKGIAGGLPLAAVTGRAELMDAVHVGGLGGTYGGNPIACAAALASIETMHELDLAVAARRIEATMTARLRAIAERDPRIAEVRGRGAMLAVELVQPGTLTPDPAATAAISAACHAAGLLTLTCGTYGNVLRFLPPLVISDDELARGLDILDVAFG; from the coding sequence ATGGCTTCGTCAGAGGAACTGCACAAGCGGCGCGGGGCTGCGGTGGCCCGGGGCGTCGGCAGCGTCATCCCGTCCTACGTGGACCGTGCCGGTGGCGGCACCATCACCGACGTCGACGGGCGGGAGTGGATCGACTTCGCCGCCGGCATCGCGGTCGCCAACGTGGGCAATTCCGCCCCGCGCGTGGTCGAGGCGGTGCGGGCGCAGGTCGAACGCTTCACCCACACCTGCTTCATGGTCGCCCCCTACGAGTCGTACGTGGCGGTCTGCGAGCAGCTCAACGCGCTGACCCCGGGGAGCTTCGAGAAGCGCTCGGCGCTGTTCAACTCCGGCGCCGAGGCGGTGGAGAACGCCGTCAAGATCGCCCGGCACGCCACCGGGCGGCCGGCGGTGGTGGTGTTCGACCACGCGTACCACGGTCGGACCAACCTGACCATGGCGCTGACCGCGAAGAACATGCCGTACAAGCACCGGTTCGGGCCGTTCGCCGGGGAGATCTACCGGGTGCCGATGTCGTACCCGCTGCGCGACGGCGGCCTCTCCGGCGTGGAGGCGGCGGCGCGGGCGATCGAGATGGTGGAGAAGCAGGTCGGCGCGGAGAACGTCGCCGCGCTGCTGATCGAGCCGATCCAGGGCGAGGGCGGTTTCGTCGTACCGGCGGAGGGGTTCCTGCCGGCGCTGCGCGAGTGGGCGACGGCGGCCGGGGTGGTCTTCGTCGCCGACGAGATCCAGACCGGGTTCTGCCGGACCGGGAACTGGTTCGCCTGTGAGAACGAGGGCGTCGAGCCGGACCTGATCACGCTGGCCAAGGGCATCGCGGGGGGCCTGCCCCTCGCGGCGGTGACCGGGCGGGCGGAGCTGATGGACGCGGTGCACGTCGGCGGCCTCGGCGGCACGTACGGCGGCAACCCGATCGCCTGCGCGGCGGCGCTGGCGTCCATCGAGACCATGCACGAGCTGGACCTGGCCGTCGCGGCCCGCCGGATCGAGGCGACGATGACCGCCCGGCTGCGGGCCATCGCCGAGCGCGACCCGCGTATCGCCGAGGTACGCGGGCGGGGCGCGATGCTCGCCGTGGAGCTGGTGCAGCCGGGTACCCTCACCCCGGACCCGGCCGCCACGGCGGCGATCTCGGCGGCCTGCCACGCCGCCGGCCTGCTCACCCTGACGTGCGGCACCTACGGCAACGTGCTGCGCTTCCTGCCCCCGCTGGTCATCTCCGACGACGAGCTGGCCAGGGGCCTGGACATCCTGGACGTCGCCTTCGGCTGA
- a CDS encoding RlpA-like double-psi beta-barrel domain-containing protein, whose protein sequence is MKVQRKHVLAAGMAVAASAVLAVGTGFGFADTAPARASACQGSITFSAEGGAPAATSGQFPVGTRLRVTNLDNNRSATVTVTGPSGSCVLLNAAAMDLVREPGKNVIRRNLVERLDGGAAARPGGVAQPVATASAPAGPSACQGSVTFSAEGGAPAATSGQFPVGTRLRVTNLDNNRSATVTVTGPSGSCVLLNAAAMDLVREPGRNVVRRNVVEVLR, encoded by the coding sequence GCAGCGGAAGCACGTGCTGGCGGCGGGGATGGCGGTGGCCGCCTCGGCGGTGCTGGCGGTCGGGACGGGGTTCGGGTTCGCCGACACCGCGCCGGCTCGGGCGTCGGCGTGTCAGGGGTCGATCACGTTCTCGGCCGAGGGTGGGGCGCCGGCGGCGACCAGCGGTCAGTTCCCGGTGGGGACGCGGTTGCGGGTGACGAACCTGGACAACAACCGGTCGGCGACGGTGACGGTGACCGGCCCGTCGGGCAGCTGCGTGCTGCTCAACGCGGCGGCAATGGACCTGGTCCGAGAGCCCGGCAAGAACGTGATCCGCCGCAACCTGGTGGAACGTCTGGACGGGGGCGCCGCCGCTCGGCCCGGCGGTGTTGCTCAGCCCGTGGCCACCGCTTCCGCGCCGGCTGGGCCGTCGGCGTGTCAGGGGTCGGTCACCTTCTCGGCCGAGGGTGGGGCGCCGGCGGCAACCAGTGGCCAGTTCCCGGTGGGGACGCGGTTGCGGGTGACGAACTTGGACAACAACCGGTCGGCGACGGTGACGGTGACCGGCCCGTCGGGCAGCTGCGTGCTGCTCAACGCGGCGGCGATGGACCTCGTTCGCGAGCCGGGCAGGAACGTCGTCCGCCGCAACGTCGTCGAGGTGCTCCGCTGA